A single Flavobacterium sp. 1 DNA region contains:
- a CDS encoding acetate/propionate family kinase — protein MKVVIINSGSSSIKYQLIEMPAGEVICSGMIDRIGLETSNFSYVTKAVKVEEILPIANHKIGLNKIAQLLMDDEKGVIKSTKEIEAVGHRVVHGGSSFSDTTLITPEVKEEIRKLCDIAPLHNPAHLEGIIVAEEIFSGAKQIVVFDTAFHQTMPEVAYKYAIPTHFLKENKLRVYGFHGTSHKYVSEKAIQYLKSENKPYKNIITVHLGNGCSITAVKDGKCIDTSMGFTPISGLIMGTRSGDIDPSVLFYMMKALNYTVDEVSTLLQKQSGMLALTGYSDLRDIEANAEQGNKECQLALAMNAYRIKKYIGSYTAALNGLDAIVFTAGIGENSSYIRKLVCTDMEYFGIELDVPKNEIRSKEIREINLPQSKTKILVVPTNEEIEIANQVYKLLLN, from the coding sequence ATGAAAGTAGTAATAATAAACTCCGGAAGTTCCTCCATAAAATACCAATTAATCGAAATGCCTGCTGGTGAAGTCATCTGTTCAGGTATGATTGACAGAATAGGGTTGGAAACTTCTAATTTTAGTTATGTAACCAAAGCCGTTAAAGTTGAGGAAATTCTGCCAATCGCCAATCATAAAATTGGGCTTAATAAAATCGCTCAATTACTGATGGATGACGAAAAAGGAGTTATAAAAAGCACTAAAGAGATTGAAGCTGTAGGACATAGAGTGGTGCATGGCGGCAGCTCATTTTCAGATACAACTTTGATTACTCCAGAAGTAAAAGAAGAAATAAGAAAATTATGTGATATAGCTCCTCTGCATAATCCTGCTCATTTAGAAGGAATTATTGTTGCCGAAGAAATTTTTTCTGGAGCCAAACAAATCGTTGTTTTTGATACAGCTTTTCATCAGACTATGCCTGAAGTGGCTTATAAATATGCTATTCCTACTCATTTCTTAAAAGAGAATAAACTTAGAGTGTATGGATTTCATGGAACATCTCATAAATATGTTTCAGAAAAAGCAATTCAATATCTAAAATCAGAAAACAAACCGTACAAAAATATAATCACTGTGCATTTGGGTAATGGCTGCAGTATTACTGCTGTGAAAGATGGAAAATGTATCGATACCTCGATGGGCTTTACGCCAATTAGCGGGTTGATTATGGGAACCCGTAGTGGTGATATTGATCCATCTGTGTTGTTTTATATGATGAAAGCATTGAATTATACTGTAGATGAAGTTAGTACTTTATTGCAAAAACAAAGTGGAATGCTGGCTCTTACAGGTTACAGCGATTTAAGAGATATTGAAGCGAATGCCGAGCAGGGAAATAAAGAATGTCAATTGGCATTGGCAATGAATGCGTATCGAATCAAAAAATACATTGGTTCTTATACAGCAGCTTTGAATGGTTTAGATGCCATTGTTTTTACTGCTGGAATTGGTGAAAATTCATCTTACATCAGAAAATTAGTGTGTACCGATATGGAGTATTTTGGAATTGAATTAGATGTTCCTAAAAACGAAATCCGTTCCAAAGAAATCCGAGAAATCAATTTGCCTCAATCGAAAACTAAAATTTTGGTTGTCCCTACCAATGAAGAAATCGAAATTGCAAATCAGGTGTATAAATTACTGCTGAATTAA
- a CDS encoding histidine kinase — protein sequence MKAKLLYILIFGFISLHLRAQELLPFVENYSKSNYQGDNQIWSVAQGKDNAMYFANNNYLLRYDGVKWEKYKLPNKTIIRSIMVDGGKVYSGSYKEFGYWYRKNSKMHYVSVSKERKVFDENNNEEIWKIFKLNNKIYFQSFNGIFIFDGKVIKEKKFPFLISYCFAVGSQLFIASVEKGIFRLNNGKIEKVNGLSLLENNVIHAIQKYQDKTYFFTKKHGVYVLENNILSPWKSGLNEVLKSANINVAQFIKSEKLIIGTANNGVYILNLIDGSYKNINRNNVLMNNSILSIGQDKENDLWLGLDNGIAHIEVNSLISIFYDSSGILGSVYSVASTPKGYLMASNHGVFKYEGKQLSLIPNTQGQAWNISKINDQYLIGHNEGTFVYKNGLFSRLSDINGGWNLAKSAINNSYLQATYSGIVIYNDANNLKEKTALKGLQKPIKYLAQNRKNEIWAADINRGLYRILYNDAYEIKVDNVTQRSKISNDFGVKIFEFRNEILFLINNSWYTFNSFTNQLETNQLFNKNFKNVSNIVSIDENHFMVLQDGLLYHVYAQGSKFIKNSIQEKYYKGKIINDNLKIFKDKNNYLLNLDDGFISLDLKYNKKEKSNVKIEAFNNDILVENNSKIKHNSELRIDVISGVYGASKPDLFYRLNGKKELVPIKEGLILLNNLTSGSHDVTIYSNDGLRYNKAANFQFVVANAWYFSIWMILVYLIVVGLILYLYYKWNKMKYIQKLKLQKEELKHQREILEMELKAENELNIQEYEKHILELELQSKSSEVAGKSLSIAKQSEMIENIQNILDSESDFNKLKSEIKKAIKINAVNKHEWEIFETNLNQINNEFITALSKKYPNLTSKDIKLCVYLKMNLSSKEIAPMMNISFRGVELHRYRLRKKLGLNQEEVLSKFLLSV from the coding sequence TTGAAAGCTAAACTTCTTTATATACTCATTTTTGGTTTTATATCATTACATCTTAGAGCTCAGGAATTGCTCCCTTTTGTTGAAAATTACAGCAAATCAAATTATCAGGGAGATAACCAGATTTGGAGCGTAGCACAAGGAAAAGACAATGCAATGTATTTTGCAAATAATAACTATTTACTACGGTATGATGGCGTAAAATGGGAGAAATATAAATTACCCAACAAAACAATAATCCGGTCAATAATGGTTGATGGCGGTAAGGTGTATTCGGGTTCTTATAAAGAATTTGGGTATTGGTACCGAAAAAATTCAAAGATGCATTATGTTTCTGTTTCGAAAGAAAGAAAAGTCTTTGATGAAAATAATAATGAAGAAATATGGAAGATATTTAAGCTTAATAACAAAATTTACTTTCAGTCTTTTAATGGTATTTTTATTTTCGACGGAAAAGTTATTAAAGAAAAAAAGTTTCCTTTTTTAATATCCTATTGCTTTGCTGTCGGCAGTCAATTATTTATTGCTTCTGTAGAAAAAGGAATTTTTCGGTTAAATAATGGAAAAATAGAAAAAGTAAATGGTTTATCCCTTTTAGAGAATAATGTAATTCATGCTATCCAGAAATACCAAGACAAAACGTATTTTTTTACAAAAAAACATGGAGTTTATGTACTTGAAAATAATATTCTGAGTCCATGGAAAAGTGGTTTAAATGAGGTTTTGAAATCGGCAAATATTAATGTTGCCCAATTTATAAAAAGCGAGAAATTAATTATTGGTACTGCAAATAATGGCGTTTATATTCTGAATTTGATTGACGGCAGTTATAAAAACATTAATAGGAACAATGTCCTGATGAATAATTCTATTTTGAGTATTGGACAGGACAAAGAAAATGATTTGTGGCTCGGTCTTGATAATGGTATAGCACATATTGAGGTCAATTCTTTAATTTCAATATTTTACGACAGTTCAGGAATTTTAGGTTCAGTTTATTCAGTAGCGAGTACTCCGAAAGGTTATTTGATGGCTTCTAATCATGGTGTCTTTAAATATGAGGGCAAACAGCTTTCTTTGATTCCTAATACGCAGGGACAAGCTTGGAATATAAGTAAAATAAATGATCAGTATCTTATTGGTCATAATGAAGGGACATTTGTTTATAAGAATGGTTTATTCAGTAGATTGAGTGATATCAATGGAGGGTGGAATCTAGCCAAGAGCGCCATTAATAATTCCTATCTGCAGGCTACTTACAGTGGAATTGTAATTTATAATGATGCCAATAATTTAAAAGAAAAGACGGCTCTTAAAGGGTTGCAGAAGCCAATTAAATACCTTGCCCAAAACAGAAAGAATGAAATTTGGGCAGCAGATATCAATAGAGGCTTATATCGTATTTTATATAATGATGCTTATGAAATCAAAGTCGATAATGTGACTCAGCGCAGTAAAATAAGCAATGACTTTGGAGTGAAGATATTTGAATTTAGAAATGAAATCCTTTTTTTGATTAATAATTCTTGGTACACATTCAACTCCTTTACTAATCAATTGGAAACCAATCAATTGTTTAATAAAAACTTTAAAAATGTTTCCAATATTGTCTCCATTGATGAAAATCATTTTATGGTGCTGCAGGATGGTCTTTTGTATCATGTTTATGCTCAGGGATCTAAGTTTATCAAAAACAGTATTCAGGAGAAATATTATAAAGGAAAAATCATCAATGATAACTTGAAGATTTTTAAAGATAAAAATAATTATTTGCTCAATCTGGATGATGGCTTTATTTCTTTGGATTTAAAGTATAATAAGAAAGAAAAATCGAATGTAAAAATAGAAGCTTTCAACAATGATATTTTGGTCGAAAACAATTCGAAGATCAAGCACAATTCTGAGCTGAGAATCGATGTTATATCTGGAGTTTACGGAGCTTCGAAACCAGATTTATTTTACAGATTAAACGGCAAAAAAGAGCTGGTTCCAATAAAGGAAGGCTTGATACTGCTGAATAACCTTACCAGCGGTTCACATGATGTTACCATTTACAGTAATGATGGTCTGCGCTATAATAAAGCAGCAAATTTTCAATTTGTTGTAGCCAATGCATGGTATTTTTCAATTTGGATGATCTTAGTTTACCTTATTGTCGTTGGGCTTATCTTATATCTTTATTATAAATGGAATAAGATGAAATATATTCAGAAACTTAAACTGCAGAAAGAGGAACTAAAACATCAGAGAGAAATTCTGGAAATGGAACTTAAAGCCGAAAATGAGTTAAACATTCAAGAATATGAAAAACACATTCTGGAACTCGAACTGCAGTCAAAATCTTCGGAAGTAGCAGGCAAGTCGCTTTCTATTGCTAAGCAAAGTGAAATGATTGAAAACATTCAGAATATATTAGATTCAGAATCGGATTTCAATAAACTTAAAAGTGAAATTAAAAAAGCTATAAAAATTAATGCTGTTAATAAGCACGAATGGGAAATTTTTGAGACCAATCTGAATCAAATTAATAATGAATTTATTACTGCCCTTTCAAAGAAATATCCAAATCTGACTTCCAAGGATATTAAGCTGTGTGTTTACCTAAAAATGAACCTTTCTTCCAAAGAAATTGCTCCTATGATGAATATTTCTTTCAGAGGTGTGGAGCTGCATCGCTATCGTTTGAGGAAAAAATTGGGGCTAAATCAAGAAGAAGTACTTTCTAAATTTTTATTATCTGTATAA
- a CDS encoding SusC/RagA family TonB-linked outer membrane protein, which translates to MRNFIFSFLALILLPAYMSGQVIKGKVLDLNGMGVPGAFIVAGDSNVSAYSDFDGTFNINAKVGQILKISLVGFDAVSIAATAEPMTITMKESKDTELKEVVVIGYGTRKKVDNTTAISSIKTEEITRTKVLNASQAIQGKAAGVQVISSDLPGSTPSVIIRGLGTALGGRTPLYIVDGMQSENINNINANDITSYEILKDASALAIYGTRAANGVIIITTKKGKGDKVSVEIESYAGIREPLKKVKMAGSNKYAYYSNAALQSTVFSQDQPVNTDWFDEITRTGIYYQNNLSVSGATENIKYFFSLGNYEEKAVLNGLDYGRTTFRNNNEYKISKKLTLNQNFSFTSAKSTPKPLSAFTNAYKQSPIVPVYFPDGKYGVSRVGDDGFASETGSSFNNVGNPAAQLNFFDEQQRSITLQGGLKLDYEIIKSLKFTSQFNGEYYTWKQYNYDDTKNIWLAANPNKVSTDYEKEFPNANINLLTKGREEYFNWNLSNYLTYNKIFNEIHDVELTAGIETSVRGPREKLTIARKNVNANSNYWSLKGDNDYETNITSYQDEVFNETKLASYFGRFQYKLMDRYLFTGTLRRDGSSNFGKDYRWGNFPAFGLGWVITKESFMQDVKAINMLKLRGGWGRLGNQNVPLNNQSYTSGPNAYLGGSILNQGTTISSQIDPSLSWEITEESSIGLDFELLDSRLKGTFDVYDKNTSNVILNTKPYFTSGITAASPAHVGEVSNKGYEISLRWDDKINDDISYWVGGNFSNNKNELTGLKDVILTQLVGGGLGNGQDTKLLDNTTVGQPLGSFYIYEYAGFDSTNGKMLYYNAAGEKVTQDALNANTDKKYVGSSLTKSNYGVTLGLTYKNFDFSVDGYGTSGAKVYNGKKAQRFSGENIENGVATDFWTPNNLTASNPAPFNQVPVASTYYLESGDFFRINNITLGYKLPIQSNNFISSCRFYVNAINPFITQKFSGFSPELNGDGNPYGTQGVELDAYPTLRSFVIGANLKF; encoded by the coding sequence ATGAGAAATTTTATTTTTAGCTTTTTAGCACTCATTCTGCTTCCAGCCTATATGTCTGGTCAAGTAATCAAAGGAAAAGTATTGGATCTGAATGGAATGGGAGTTCCCGGAGCATTTATTGTTGCGGGAGATTCTAATGTTTCTGCCTATTCTGATTTCGATGGAACTTTTAATATTAATGCCAAAGTGGGGCAGATATTAAAAATAAGTTTAGTCGGTTTTGATGCAGTGTCTATAGCGGCAACTGCAGAACCGATGACTATAACTATGAAAGAATCCAAAGACACCGAACTAAAAGAGGTAGTAGTCATTGGGTATGGTACCAGAAAGAAAGTAGATAACACAACTGCGATTTCTTCTATAAAGACAGAAGAAATAACCAGAACTAAAGTATTGAATGCTTCTCAGGCAATTCAAGGTAAAGCGGCGGGTGTTCAAGTGATTTCATCTGATTTGCCGGGTAGTACACCTTCGGTAATAATTAGAGGTTTAGGTACTGCTTTAGGAGGCAGAACCCCATTGTATATTGTTGATGGAATGCAATCAGAAAATATCAATAATATTAATGCAAACGATATTACGTCTTATGAAATTTTGAAGGATGCTTCTGCACTTGCGATTTATGGTACCAGAGCGGCAAACGGAGTTATCATTATTACAACTAAAAAAGGTAAAGGAGACAAAGTTTCTGTTGAAATTGAAAGTTATGCCGGTATTAGAGAGCCGCTTAAAAAAGTAAAAATGGCGGGTAGTAATAAATATGCGTATTATTCAAATGCAGCATTGCAGTCAACTGTTTTTTCTCAGGATCAGCCTGTAAATACAGATTGGTTTGACGAAATTACAAGAACGGGTATTTATTATCAAAATAATTTATCTGTTTCTGGAGCTACAGAAAATATAAAATACTTTTTCAGTTTAGGAAACTACGAAGAAAAAGCGGTTTTAAATGGTTTAGATTATGGTCGAACAACTTTTAGAAATAATAATGAGTATAAAATTTCTAAAAAATTGACTTTAAATCAAAATTTCAGTTTTACATCTGCAAAATCTACACCTAAGCCATTAAGTGCTTTTACAAATGCATACAAACAATCACCAATTGTGCCAGTTTATTTTCCTGATGGCAAATATGGAGTTTCTCGAGTTGGTGATGATGGTTTTGCAAGCGAGACAGGATCTTCATTTAACAATGTAGGAAATCCAGCAGCTCAATTGAATTTTTTTGACGAACAGCAAAGAAGCATAACCTTGCAAGGAGGATTAAAATTGGATTATGAAATTATAAAATCATTAAAATTTACTTCACAATTTAATGGTGAGTATTATACATGGAAACAATACAATTATGATGACACTAAAAATATTTGGTTAGCAGCAAACCCTAATAAGGTGTCAACTGATTATGAAAAGGAATTTCCAAATGCTAATATAAATTTATTGACCAAAGGCAGAGAAGAATATTTTAATTGGAATTTATCTAATTACTTGACCTATAACAAAATTTTTAATGAAATTCATGATGTTGAGCTAACCGCTGGTATCGAGACTTCAGTAAGAGGTCCGAGAGAGAAACTGACAATTGCTAGAAAAAATGTAAATGCTAATTCTAATTATTGGTCTTTGAAAGGAGATAATGATTATGAAACAAATATTACAAGTTACCAAGATGAGGTTTTTAACGAAACAAAGCTGGCATCTTATTTTGGACGTTTCCAATACAAATTAATGGATAGATACTTGTTTACCGGAACTCTTAGACGTGACGGTTCTTCAAATTTTGGTAAAGATTACCGTTGGGGTAATTTCCCGGCTTTTGGTTTAGGCTGGGTTATAACCAAGGAAAGTTTTATGCAAGATGTGAAAGCAATCAACATGCTGAAATTAAGAGGTGGCTGGGGTAGATTAGGTAATCAAAACGTACCGCTTAACAATCAATCGTATACTTCTGGTCCAAATGCTTATTTAGGAGGTTCAATTTTAAATCAAGGAACAACTATCAGCTCTCAAATTGACCCTAGTCTATCTTGGGAAATAACTGAAGAATCTTCTATTGGTTTAGATTTTGAATTATTAGACAGCAGATTAAAAGGAACTTTTGATGTATATGATAAAAATACATCAAATGTAATTTTAAATACTAAGCCTTATTTTACTTCTGGAATTACAGCGGCTTCGCCAGCACACGTTGGAGAAGTTTCTAACAAAGGATATGAAATTTCTTTGCGTTGGGATGACAAAATCAATGATGATATTAGTTATTGGGTTGGAGGTAATTTTTCGAACAACAAAAATGAACTTACAGGTTTAAAAGATGTTATTTTAACTCAACTTGTTGGAGGAGGATTAGGTAACGGTCAAGATACTAAATTGCTTGATAATACTACAGTTGGTCAGCCGTTAGGAAGTTTTTATATTTATGAATATGCAGGTTTTGACAGCACCAATGGTAAAATGCTGTACTATAATGCAGCAGGCGAGAAAGTAACTCAAGATGCATTAAACGCAAATACAGATAAAAAATATGTTGGATCTAGTTTGACTAAATCAAACTACGGAGTAACATTAGGACTTACTTATAAAAACTTCGATTTTTCAGTTGATGGATATGGAACTAGCGGTGCTAAAGTTTATAATGGTAAAAAAGCACAGCGTTTTTCAGGAGAAAATATTGAAAATGGAGTCGCTACCGATTTCTGGACACCAAATAACTTAACAGCTTCAAACCCTGCACCATTCAACCAAGTACCAGTTGCTTCTACTTATTATTTAGAGTCTGGAGATTTCTTTAGAATCAACAATATTACATTAGGATACAAACTGCCAATTCAAAGTAATAATTTTATTAGCTCATGCAGATTTTATGTAAACGCTATTAATCCATTTATTACACAAAAATTCTCTGGTTTCTCTCCAGAACTAAACGGAGATGGAAATCCTTACGGAACCCAAGGTGTTGAGTTAGATGCTTATCCAACTTTAAGATCATTTGTAATTGGTGCTAATTTAAAATTTTAA
- a CDS encoding RagB/SusD family nutrient uptake outer membrane protein, with the protein MKKIYIAAFVFSTFFFAGCADDYLDVDQTESISTKDTELYNNDAGAAQFVTAIYNKFLNWDMTSFGWIGLSSITSDDADKGSSPGDTGTDKDVLDALTYNASNPSAESTFIANYDGINRCNQALNIIPKLDKADPNLRARLIGEAKFLRAFMYFTLVKCYGGVPIVDHLPVPGSDSDRIMQLTRKTSAEVYAFIESDLNDAIAALPDKSAYSVNERSRASKGAAYALLAKVSLYQKKWQQVIDNCNKVTGYSIVSDYASMYKATGKFDSESIFEIYAQGTAPAKGIEGYSNTQGARGTGGWGWGFNTPSQSLVNAYESGDVRKNATIIFKGTTLYDGRVVPTTVENDRYNYKAYSSAYTDAWETDVDIKYLRYAEVLLMKAEALNELGQTSTAIPLLNQIRNRAGLANTTFSSQGDIRTAIWRERRVEMAFEHDRFFDLVRTGQAKAAFAIDNKVFTEGKNELFPIPAIFIKQAGGLSQQNPGYN; encoded by the coding sequence ATGAAAAAGATATATATAGCAGCGTTTGTATTTTCAACGTTCTTTTTTGCGGGATGTGCAGACGATTATTTAGATGTAGACCAAACAGAATCTATTTCTACAAAAGATACAGAATTATATAATAATGATGCGGGTGCAGCTCAGTTTGTTACAGCCATTTATAATAAATTCTTGAATTGGGATATGACTTCATTCGGATGGATAGGTCTTTCAAGTATTACCTCTGATGATGCAGACAAAGGTTCTTCACCTGGAGATACAGGTACAGATAAGGATGTACTGGATGCGTTGACTTATAATGCTTCAAACCCATCTGCGGAAAGTACTTTTATTGCAAATTATGATGGAATTAATAGATGTAATCAAGCCTTAAACATTATTCCAAAATTAGATAAGGCTGATCCAAATTTAAGAGCTAGATTAATTGGCGAAGCTAAATTTTTAAGAGCTTTTATGTATTTCACTTTGGTAAAATGCTACGGTGGAGTTCCAATTGTAGATCATTTACCGGTTCCTGGTTCAGATTCTGATAGAATCATGCAATTAACCCGAAAAACTTCTGCTGAAGTGTATGCATTTATCGAAAGTGATTTGAATGATGCAATTGCTGCATTGCCAGATAAATCTGCTTATTCAGTAAATGAAAGATCAAGAGCTTCAAAAGGTGCTGCTTATGCTTTATTAGCAAAAGTAAGTTTGTATCAAAAAAAATGGCAACAAGTGATTGATAATTGTAATAAGGTTACTGGTTACTCAATTGTAAGTGATTATGCGTCTATGTATAAAGCCACAGGAAAATTTGATTCAGAATCTATTTTCGAAATTTACGCTCAAGGTACTGCTCCTGCAAAAGGAATTGAGGGTTATTCTAATACACAAGGTGCTCGTGGTACTGGTGGCTGGGGTTGGGGTTTCAATACGCCATCTCAGAGTTTAGTAAATGCTTATGAGTCTGGAGATGTTAGGAAAAATGCTACAATTATTTTTAAAGGAACAACTTTGTATGATGGTAGAGTAGTGCCAACAACAGTTGAAAACGATAGATACAACTACAAAGCTTATTCTTCAGCTTACACTGATGCTTGGGAAACAGATGTTGATATTAAGTACCTAAGATACGCTGAAGTTTTATTAATGAAGGCCGAAGCTTTAAATGAATTGGGTCAAACCTCGACCGCTATTCCTTTGTTAAACCAAATTAGAAATAGAGCTGGATTAGCAAATACGACTTTTAGCTCTCAAGGAGATATCAGAACAGCGATATGGAGAGAAAGAAGAGTAGAGATGGCTTTTGAACATGATAGATTCTTCGATTTAGTAAGAACAGGTCAAGCCAAAGCTGCATTTGCGATAGATAATAAAGTTTTTACAGAAGGTAAAAACGAATTGTTTCCAATTCCAGCGATATTCATTAAACAGGCTGGTGGATTGTCTCAGCAAAATCCGGGTTATAATTAA
- a CDS encoding LamG domain-containing protein has protein sequence MKKNKYIFLFSSVIAMQLFVSCNEDSIDKDNVPIPYESIGGYENSDEIAKDHLVTKFSFDGNIADSKNGITGGVATDVTYEAGIKGEAYKGSPTAFIAYNNVSSSVINVKSISVSMWIKTETHTGGAQSLFMLPKKTDFWGNIFSLIEQSNSNTSMFLKNHIQKDVTPSIPWAGQFPEHNGDNILKNMYGAWKHVVWTYNGTSSTYSIYIDGVKLDLPATISKRYASDPLTGGGPYGELANSEVSKFIIGGYQQHLGAPWGNADGWMLHYTGLMDEFRIYDVALADNEVTALYKLEKDNR, from the coding sequence ATGAAAAAAAATAAATATATTTTCTTATTTTCTTCGGTTATAGCCATGCAGCTTTTTGTAAGCTGTAATGAGGATAGTATAGATAAAGATAACGTCCCAATTCCTTATGAATCGATTGGTGGCTATGAAAATTCAGATGAAATTGCTAAAGATCATTTAGTGACTAAATTTAGTTTTGATGGAAACATTGCGGATTCAAAAAATGGAATCACAGGCGGAGTAGCAACCGATGTAACTTATGAAGCTGGTATAAAAGGTGAGGCTTATAAAGGATCGCCAACAGCATTTATAGCTTACAATAACGTATCAAGTTCTGTAATAAATGTTAAGAGTATATCAGTTTCAATGTGGATAAAAACGGAAACTCATACAGGAGGTGCACAATCATTATTCATGTTGCCTAAAAAAACAGATTTTTGGGGAAATATTTTTTCTTTGATTGAACAGAGTAATTCAAATACTTCGATGTTTCTAAAAAATCATATTCAAAAAGATGTCACACCTAGTATTCCTTGGGCAGGACAATTTCCGGAGCATAATGGGGATAATATTTTGAAGAATATGTATGGAGCATGGAAACATGTGGTTTGGACTTACAACGGAACAAGTTCTACATATAGCATATATATAGATGGTGTAAAATTAGATTTACCAGCTACAATCTCGAAAAGATATGCGAGTGATCCTTTAACTGGTGGCGGACCTTATGGTGAGTTAGCTAATTCTGAAGTTTCAAAATTCATTATTGGCGGTTATCAGCAGCATTTAGGAGCTCCTTGGGGTAACGCCGATGGCTGGATGCTTCATTATACAGGTCTAATGGATGAATTTAGAATTTATGATGTGGCATTAGCTGACAATGAAGTTACAGCTCTTTATAAATTAGAAAAAGACAACAGATAG
- a CDS encoding glucoamylase family protein has translation MKSHLFLFVFLSFFNSCSSSTPEGNSEGTPLPTTPTTPVAVLTDEQAMDQVQKDAVKYFWDYAETNSKLARERYLTEDPGFEENIVTTGGSGFGLMSIIVGVERGFVNRSEAVSRLTTAMTFLENADRFHGAWPHWIDGKTGHVIPFGTKDNGGDIVETSFLCQGLLIVREYFKNGNTPEKALASKADNLWKGVEWNWYTKGENAMYWHWSPNYGWEMNFKLEGYNECLITYILGASSIAHAIPAVAYHEAWARNGAIVNGATQYGLPVIFNYNGATGNVGPLFWAQYSYLGLDPSQLTDKYANYWELTQNHSKIINKYCIANPKQWNGYSEKCWGLTASYTRNPDGTTGYTAHQPLNDTGVITPTAALSAFPFTPVESMKFLHYLYDEKKSTYVGIAGPYDAFSPHYNWVTPGYLAIDQGTIAPMIENHRTGLLWKLFMNAPEVKQGLLNLGFHSGKYGF, from the coding sequence ATGAAAAGTCATCTATTCTTATTCGTTTTTTTGAGTTTTTTCAATTCCTGTTCTTCATCAACACCCGAGGGAAATAGTGAAGGCACTCCATTGCCAACAACTCCAACAACACCTGTAGCCGTTTTGACCGATGAACAAGCTATGGATCAGGTTCAAAAAGATGCTGTTAAATATTTTTGGGACTATGCCGAAACTAACTCCAAATTGGCAAGAGAGCGTTATCTTACTGAGGATCCTGGTTTTGAAGAAAATATCGTTACAACTGGCGGTTCTGGTTTTGGGCTAATGTCTATAATTGTTGGAGTAGAACGCGGTTTTGTAAATAGAAGTGAGGCAGTTTCCAGATTAACAACGGCTATGACTTTCCTTGAAAATGCTGATCGTTTTCATGGCGCTTGGCCACATTGGATAGATGGTAAAACAGGTCATGTTATTCCTTTTGGAACCAAAGATAATGGAGGTGATATTGTAGAAACTTCTTTTTTATGCCAAGGACTGCTAATTGTTAGAGAATATTTTAAAAACGGAAATACACCAGAGAAAGCATTGGCTTCAAAAGCCGATAATTTATGGAAAGGAGTTGAATGGAATTGGTATACCAAAGGCGAAAATGCAATGTATTGGCACTGGTCTCCTAATTATGGCTGGGAAATGAATTTCAAATTAGAAGGCTATAATGAATGTTTGATTACCTATATTTTGGGGGCTTCATCTATTGCACATGCCATTCCTGCTGTGGCTTATCATGAAGCTTGGGCTAGAAACGGAGCAATTGTAAACGGAGCTACTCAATATGGACTTCCGGTAATATTCAATTATAATGGAGCTACAGGTAATGTAGGCCCTTTGTTTTGGGCTCAGTATTCCTATTTAGGACTTGATCCAAGTCAGTTAACAGATAAGTATGCGAATTACTGGGAATTAACCCAAAATCATTCCAAAATCATTAATAAATATTGTATTGCAAATCCAAAGCAATGGAATGGATATTCTGAAAAATGTTGGGGGCTTACAGCGAGTTATACCAGAAATCCAGATGGTACAACAGGTTACACAGCTCACCAGCCTTTGAACGATACAGGGGTTATTACTCCAACCGCAGCTTTGTCTGCTTTTCCTTTTACTCCTGTGGAAAGCATGAAGTTTTTACATTATTTATACGATGAAAAGAAAAGCACTTATGTAGGAATTGCAGGTCCTTACGATGCTTTTTCTCCGCATTATAATTGGGTTACGCCTGGTTATCTCGCAATAGACCAAGGAACGATTGCGCCAATGATTGAAAATCATCGCACGGGTTTGTTATGGAAGTTATTTATGAATGCGCCTGAGGTAAAACAAGGTTTGCTGAATCTTGGTTTTCATTCTGGAAAGTATGGATTTTAA